The genomic stretch GGCGTCTTTTGGGATGCCGATATCGATGACCTGGACGCGGCCGACGGCGTCGCTCCCGGGGAGCTGGTACATGCCAACCTTCGGCAGGCCGAAGGTGACGGTGATGTCAGGGCGGACGAGCAGCGGGTCGACGGCGCCGGTATCGCAATCGAGGCCGGTGGGGACATCGACGGCGACGATTTTGGGCGGCTGGTAGGAGGAGCGCGTTGAGGCGAGGGCCGCGAGCGCCCGGGCGATGGGGTCGGCGGGGTCGAGGGGGAGACGCTGGCCGATGCCGAGCAAGGCGTCGATGACGAGGTCGGCGGCGGCGAGCTGGGCGGCGAGCTGCTGGCCCTCGGGGTCGTCCTCGCCCATGAGGAGGGGGATTTCGCGCGCGCGGAGCTCGTCAAGGCGGGCGGTCTCGCGGTGGCCTTTGGGGAAGTAGACGGCGACGTCGGCGCCCCAGTCGTAGAGGTGGCGGGCAGCGACGAGGCCGTCGCCGCCGTTGTTTCCGGGGCCAGCGAGGACGAGGATGCGGCGGCCTTCGAGGGTGCCGAGGAGCATCCAGGATTCCTGGGCGACGGCGAGGCCGGCTTCCTCCATGAGCTGGACTTCGGAGGAGCCGGCGGCGATGGCGGCGGCCTCGAGCTGGCGCATTTCGGCGGCGGTGACGAGTTTCATCGGAGGCCTTTCTCGCGGATGAGGCGCAGGGCGGTCTCGCCGCGGCGGGGGGTGTCTTCGGCCTCGGAGAGGTCGCGCTCGCCGACAACGGAGGCCATCGCGAGGTCGGCGAGGTGGGTCATGGAGACTTCGAGCCCGCGGAGGCCAATCTCCTCGGCGCGCTTTGCGCCGCGGCCGTAGAGGAAGACGAGTGGCTTGCCGCGCCGGTTGGGGAGGATTTCGATGTCCTTCCAGCCGACGCCGCGGATGCCGGTGCCGAGCGCCTTCATGACGGCTTCCTTGGCGGCGAAGCGGACGGCGAGCTCGGGGATGCGGCCGCGGCAGTGGGCGAGCTCATCGGGGGTGTAAACGCGGTTGAGGAAGCGGTCGCCGTGGCGTGCGATGACGTCGGCGATGCGGTGCGTTTCGATGACGTCGATGCCGTGGGCGAACTTGCGCGGGCGGTGCGCGGGCATGTCGTCGGGCATGGGCGACCCCGGGGGCAGGATGATGCTGGCTGGCAGGCTGGTGCGGATCGTACGCGAGCAGCGCCGATTGCGCGCCGGCCAGCGGATGCAGGCCGGGGATTTTGGCCCGGAGCGGGGTTCCCCGATACGCTACGCGCATGCCAGCAAAGCTGATTGACGGGGCTGCGATTGCGGCCGAGATCCGGGCGGAGGTCGCGCGGGAGGCCGCGGCGCTGCGGGAGGCGGGGGTGACGCCGGGGCTGGCGGCGATCATTGTCGGGGATAACGCGGCTTCGATTAGTTATGTCTCCATGAAGACGAAGGCGTGCGCCGAGGCGGGCATCTTCTCGGAGACCTTCCGGCTGCCGGCGACAGCAACGCAGGACGAGGTGATTGCGCTGGTCCGGCAGCTGAACGCCGACCCGCGGTTCCACGCAATCCTGCCGCAGCTGCCGCTGCCGCCGCAGGTGAACGAACTCGCGGTTATCGACGCGCTCGACCCGGCGAAGGACGCTGACGGGCTCCACCCGGTCAACCTCGGGAAGCTGCTGCGGGGGGAGCTGGACGGGGCGATCCCGTGCACGCCGCACGGGGTGG from Tepidiforma thermophila encodes the following:
- the acpS gene encoding holo-ACP synthase produces the protein MPDDMPAHRPRKFAHGIDVIETHRIADVIARHGDRFLNRVYTPDELAHCRGRIPELAVRFAAKEAVMKALGTGIRGVGWKDIEILPNRRGKPLVFLYGRGAKRAEEIGLRGLEVSMTHLADLAMASVVGERDLSEAEDTPRRGETALRLIREKGLR